TGCTCCCTCTCCCGTCACGTGTCAGTGAAGCCCACTGAGTCATATGGTAGAAAAgaacatttattaaaaaacGAATGATGATGAAATGGGCTCACCGCTTTAAATTGGAAGAGGAGAGAATATTTGTCAGAGCGCTGAGTGTCAGTCTGTgtatgtatctgtatctgtatctatgCATATAGGACAGGTTGTGATTTTAACTAATTGTCTGACATCAATCTGGGTTTTATATTAGTTGCAttccatttgtttattttaaaggtGTTTTCAGTAAATACTACTGATTATTACagtatacatatatttattgtttttactgtaaaaGCCGTGTTCATACTGCAGATGCATTATTCCTTTTAAGCAATGTGCACAGTTTTCTTTAGAAACTGAATTACTGCTGTGCTCGCCTGTAGGTGACGCTGGTTGGCGGGTTTATAAATGTTCTGACAGTAACTGAACAGCTTCTGCTGGAGAATCAGCAGCCTGATGAACGTCAGATTGTGGTAACATGCTGCAGTATGCCACCAGAATATTTAAATACTTTGATATATTAAGTTAAATAAGTATTAAGTTAATATATTAGTATTACAAATTGGTTCAGTTTGTatttaaataatacataaattCACTTTAAACAGTGCAGTTATTCTGATGGCACACTCCAGACTCCACAGTACCTGCTGTCGATTAACTGAgaacataaataataataaataagaagagaaataaacattaatatttaaGCAGATACAAAGCTACTGAACTTCCAACCCTGAGTTTCAACTGTACCTTGTATTGTTGGTGTGATGTTCATGTTAAGACTAATAAAGATATATCTCTTTGTAGCTCCTATGGTCAGTTTCTCTGCTTCAGTCTGAAGTTTTTATATTCTTATATAATCTAATTTCGGTGAGTTAGAGAGTAGCTGGTAACGAAAGTTGAACATTCAGCACCTAGATAGAcagatattttatattttagtggAGCTGAGACCGGAGCTAAAAGGAGACCAACAACTTAAGGAGGTAATAATCCTTCAGAGGTTGTTTTCAActtgttctgctgcccccaaatTCCTAAAACCTCACCTCTTATTGCAGCTTTGATTTAAAAACTATTAATATAACTGTCACATTAGGTTGAAGTTGACATTTACTCCCAGCTCTCTATAACAGGTCGAGGTTCTTCCGCCACCAGTTTGTCATCAGCTGTTCTCTGATCAGCTCCTTCCAACAGGTCAGTATGTGGGTGTTACTCTTATGTGACAATGCCATTGGCCACCATGGGTTGTTGGGCTGGTGTTAgcagtggtaaccactgtatgagtgcagtgcagagcggtGGTGATTAGATAGCTAGTGGGACATACACGGACTCCCGTGCGCTAACGTGCACATGTGGTTGGACCATTcacaacaacaaagaacagagaagctcagattacaacgcacacacagagggagcgtgaTGTCATCCTCttctcaggacaccattactccactatatctttacatagctaataattaatgctctgaatgttgtttAATGGTCCTTTAAAGCTACGAAAGGtaactttaaaaataatatataactTTATGTCAATATTGCTTGAACTATCACTACATCCTAACAGTAGTGCATGAGGCAGAAGATCATGTTCTTCCTCATCTTAGTGcatctaatggcatttgcaggAATCTCTCGGCAGGTGtcatggagggaaaaaaaacactgagagCTATAGTTGGTAACTTAAAATAACCTGTCATATTTGCTTAAACTGTCACTAAATCCACACAGCTCTACATTAGACAAATAATCTGTGCTAGAGaatccttggctctgattggttgtttttctttggcTGTGGTGGATTCTAGGTAGTGACATTAGAAGAActatgaggaggaggagcatgAGTTTTTCCGTctcatattattattttcaataattatttttataaaagttacctacAACTTTAAGTGATTCTGAGAGTAAAATTTACCAACTGTTGAACAcaacagatttttgttttttctctcactcATGAGGTCATTTGTAAAACGACACCCTGCTCattaaatcattcattcattcatcttctaaccgcttcatcctcttgagggtcgcgggggggggctggagcctatcccagctacatcgggcgagaggcggggtacaccctggacaggtcaccagactatcgcagggctgacacatagagacaaacaaccattcacactcacattcacacctacggacaatttagagtcaccaattaacctagtccccaatctgcatgtctttggactgtgggaggaagccggagtgcccggagagaacccacgctgacacggggagaacatgcaaactccgcacagaagggctcccacacccgggatcgaacaggcaaccctcttgctgtgaggcgagagtgctaaccaccacaccaccatgctgccccgCTCATTAAATCATTGAAACTCAAATTTTCAACCACTTTACTTCAAACCACTTAAACTTACAAAATATAGTAAATAAAAATCCCACACAGATGGAAGCAAATACATGACAAGTTTTAATTTTCCCATAAAACTGACATTTCTATGCAAAGCAAACATTTCAAAACTTTCACTTCCAAATTGTTCTCAAGCGCCCCCAACTGGaaattatgaatttttgagaggctcaaacaaaatggaggagTTTCAAACATTGAAACTCAGATTTGACATTAACTTTGGCAAACTGGTTCAAACTAATTCCAACTTTCTAAACGACCCATCAAAACCCTGTTTATGCACAAAACATATCGTCCACTGCTCTGTGGATTTTGGGATGCTTTAGAGAAATAAAAATCTCAGAATCTGTTGAAGATGATTTGATGTGAACTGTCCGCTCTCGGCACCGATAATCACAAATGATCAAAGTCTAATAAAATtacaacacattaaaatattaatgGCTTGAACTTATATACATACAAtcataacaataaataacaactcTGAAATTAAAGAAGCAGCTTCGTCTGATCCAGATAAGTGACATGAAGAATGAATATATAACTAAAGTCTTTTTGTAGGTTAGAGGTTTAACTGGttgttaaagggtcagttcacccaaattacaaaaacagTCTTTCTGGTATCATCTCTCCAGTCACATACACATATGGTTTTGAGATATCTTTGTCTAGGATTTCTGCTTCCACATCAATGCCGTGCAagcaaaataacacaaatttagaactgaagaaacTCAAATGTTAAATTAACAAAGAGCAACATGTTATTAAGAAACAGTGTCCGCAAGAAAATATTGATACACTTGAGTATCGTGATATTATGTTTTGTGATGCTGTACAGATTCTCAAAAAACActgccaattttttttattgtttacaaatTTTAAATTCTCTTAATTTGTTTACATTAAGAATCTGAAGtgctttaattttaattttgtcaattCAATACGTATTTCAATACATTGCTCAGAACGGCACAAACATTAGTGCTATTGTGTTGAATGTTACAGGGACTgtgataaatacaaatacagatcCCACTGTTCAGACTATATTaaaaaaagtgcttgttttttttaagcatttgaGTGTATGTCATTATGAAAGCTTTTCTATGATTATATTTGTTAAGAAATTATAATTGTAATTGTTCAGAAATCACAATATTGTAACCCCTGTATCGTAATTCATATCGCATCAGCAGATTCTTAACCTAGTGAGGATGTGTTCTAGCTTTGAATGGCtttaaaatcaaatcacaaTTAAAAGACTGCAGTTTTTAAAGGTCTGGTGTGTCTGATtaagtgacatctagtggtgaggttgtagATTGCAACTAACTGAAGCTCCTTTGTGCTGaacatgtaggagaactacgatAGCCAacgtaaaaatgcaaatggccctatctagagccagcatTTGATTCTCAttgctcattctaaggtatgGAAACACAATTCTTCTTCTAgtctcaggtgattataaactaacgaaagtagttatgaatattatattccatttttgcaATATATTTTCCTGCACAAGTCACAAGAGGTGTGAGTTTAACTTTAACTTAGATTATTAATGTCTCACCAAACTgtgaaatattcatttaaagGGTTTGTCTCCGACCTTCAACTTAGCTGTTAAATATACTCAGCTGTAGTTCCTTATATTGATGCCAATTCGAAATTCTCAGCTGATGCTTGTATATTTAAAAGCTGGCACAGAGTGAGCAGTATTTAAAATGTCACcgttaaaataaatacacataaagCTACTTTTGAATGTCacaattgtttttgtaaattattGGGCAGCAGTGTCAACAGTAAGGCTAATGTAAAATCTCAATGAGTTAAATGtgtgatttatatttttatctattattttattttacaagcTGAAAAAAGTTTAAGTTTGGTACAAACAGGCCTAAATACTAACAGTATTaggacagtgacagaaaaattCCAATTAAGTTCCAGTGTGAACTGTTAACAGTAGGGCTGTCCCCTCAAAGTTGGAGATTCAAATCATCAATCGGAGACCCCGCGGTTGACGGAGACGGCTTCAAGTCAAGCTGTCGTTCTTGTTTTTTGGCTTTCCTACTACTCTTTGATACAGAGAGATGCGGACATGATGTAGCAGCCCTACCCAACCAACTACAACATAGTCTATGGCCTTTGATTGGTACTGAGTGTCGCCAAAAATGAATGCACATTTCCGATCCGTTGTTAGTGCAGtgagcttgtttactatattatgaTGAATGCCGCTGTCACTCTGAGTGTCCTACTGAGTACGTTTAAACTTTAGAACAttatgtaaaaaacaacaacaaaaaaagaattctcaaatatttgtattaaaaaaGCAAATCTGGTTCGACAGTCCTAGCTGACAGTGTGTTCTAATTACCACCGCACACaagattgttgtttttgtaagttggatgaactgaccctttaacatCGAGAAAAGAACCAGATAAAGAGCAGAAGAGTTGAAGCTGCAGGTGTGTCTCAGAAATACAGGAGGTAGTGAACATCCAGCAAGTCCAGACACCATTAAATTCCTAAAGAGctcccagaatgcactgcaaaAAGAAGTGAGTGCTCACTGACTGGAGCTCCCTGTGATCCTAAACTTAGTTTGGTTATAAGATTGATTAAATGCGAGTAGATTATGCACCATGTGAGTGTACAGTAATTATAACAGCTGCAGGTTCCCTGATGATCACACTGAAAGTTGTTTGTCTTCAGTcgggaggaaggaggaaggtTAACTTAAAGTTTGACATGCTGATTGACGAAGACTTGTTATTCTACTTGCGTCAACATGTACAGCTGCAAACATTTTACCCAGCTAGAAGACATTTTATTGACTCTGGTCCAAAAAAGAGACAGTGTCCCTgctgaaaatgagcacaacaCCAGAGATGTGGGCTGTGATTCACACGTCTGGAACCAGTGTGACGCCGACGTACTCGACAGTGTTTCACTACCttctgacagagagagacacccAGTGACTTCatgaatttattttatctttgaaTTGCTATAGATCTGCTTGAAGCTATGGCACGAGCACAGCACATCCAGAACATCTGAGAGCTGCTTAAAGACTCTGTTGTTTTACACGAGGACAAAGTCACAAAGTCACTTCTCCATCCTCTGACCTCCACCCTTTAAAACCTGCAGGAGATCCCTTTATTCCAAACTGAAGTCACGTGTGCAGTGGTTTCCACTTCTCTGATGATTACTGGACGGAGGGAGGCATCAGAAAAAAGGCTGGAGGGTTATAAGGCATCAGTGTGGCGGGGCCACAGAAAGGCCAACGAGCTCCGCAAATTGGACATTCACAGCCGATCTGCACGTCCTGAACTCTGTCCTCCTTCACTTCACTACACCTGAAGGTTTAAAAGGCCGATCCGTCACAGATGATGTTCTGGCCTCGGCCGGGAAACAGCTCCATCTGCCAGTACCGAGGGTCGGCGTACActacaaaaggtcaaaggtcagagggaACAAACATCGGCTGAGTGTTCAGACAGTTACAGCAGCCTCATGTGACCTTCAGCTGTTTGATTTTAAACATTAGGGAAACAGATACAGACTGTGAGGTACAGTTTAAGCAGCTGCTAACTGCAAACAGCCACTGTGGCTATTTACACCCAGGTATATGTTCCTGGCTGTCAAAAAAAGACGTTAACACAAATACAGCTATTCTGCTAACTTTTATATACACATTGTGCATTCAGCCGCTTTATACATCCTtgaaactaataataataagtcagctaaatctaaaattaataACACTTAGTTGATTGTGCTGCTCTTTATGTTACGTCATCTGACTTTCTGGTGGAGCATCCTCAAGCTTTTTTCTCGTAAATTAACAACTTAAAGCTTAGGGAACATCCCCATTTGGCTAGTACTCTCCTAACTATGATCTCTTTGTCCTAATCCTAACTGCTTCCAACCGTAACGTGTCAATATGACAAGTATTAGCCGATCACAGGATCCATAAAAACTTGCTGTAGAGATGAGTGTAAATAGCCAAATATCTGCAGTGTGACTATTCTCACCCAAGTTTAAAGAGAAGCTTATTTATAGACgctatttatctattttaatatttattatttctttttttatcattctatttatgtatttatttttttaattgtatttcaattattttattatctatcttattattttattaaatgctATTTAtctatcttattttttattatttttatttatttcattcttattattttattatctaaGACactatttgtatattttattgGACAAAATATCTTTATAAATTGTATAAAAGACCTTAGGTGCCTGCTGTTGTAATCCAATTGTAATTTACTAAATATCTGTTTTGTACAAAgcccttttttaaaataatgtaccaatataataatgttaataataatgttatGTATTCAGCGGCAGTGCAAAATATTGTAATAATTGTATGAAAATCCTTGAGCGTTAGTAATTCACTAATTATTTGCTAAATAACTGCACATAAGATAATTATTGTTGTGAGGAAAAAGAACACCTTCAGGGGCTCcaagtcaaacacacactgtgcacacaAAACAATGATTACCATCATTCACATACTCATTTACTCTTTGGGAAGTGGAAAGtaatctgtgtgttttcattttgttacattaaatgtgttatattaaaAACAAGTGCTGCAGGTGTTACCCATGTCTCCAGGTGTCAGCCACAGGTTGAaggagctgcagtgtttctgACAGCGCTGAACAGGCAGAACTCGGACGGTCGGTAAACCCTCGCCCACCACCAGCAAGCCAAACACCCCGACACCCTGAAACACAGACCCACGAGTCAAAGTTAGAGACTGAGAGTTCGTTTGTGGTCAGTCCTGTCAGTGCCAATAATACTGTATTCCTGTTAAGTCTCTTAGTGTGGATGTTTGGACACCGTGAACTTACCTTACTCTGGGAGTTTGTGCTGTGGGTGATGAGGCAGCGCTGCACGATGGTCCCAGCACTGTCCAGCAGCGGGCGGAGCTCAGCCTTCGGGAAGAGCCACCTCAGCACCTTCTCCCTGGTCCCAGAGCTGAACCTCCTGCAcagacaacacaacacacaccaacaatCACCACTCACAATCGTGTCTGGTGCCATCAAAGATTTACTCCACATAGTCTCTCTAACAGGAGATACAGACAGGGACAAATTTCCACACATCTTTTACGCCGACTACTCTCTCTCACTGTGATTAAAAAGCAGGTCAGGTCTGAGTCCCTCAGAGCCGAGCAGACAAGTAGAGACGTCTACTTTGAACAGAAATGTGTACCAGAGCAGTGTGAAGTTGGCGGGTCCTTGGGGGAGTCCGAGGTTGTGGTTCTGCAGACCGTCGTCCTCCTCCAGCAGAATGGACATGGAGCCTGAATGGGCCAAGTAGAGCTCCTCAAGCTGCTGCCGCTGGACGCTGAGAGACTCCCCACCCTGCAGACATCATGAACGAACAAAACATTTCTCACACATTACTGCTCAATGGAACTGCAACGATTAATAGAAATAGATTGGTcctcaactattaaattaatctgcaactgaTTTGATGTTtgattaatcagtttgagtatttcttaaagaaaaaaaaggtgaaaattATCAGATTCCAGCCTCtaaaattttaatatttaatggtTTCTTCACTCCTTTATGGCAGTTAACTAAATATATTTGAACTGTGGGGAAAAAGAGACATTTaaggacgtcatcttgggcttgacactgatggacatttttttccattttgtgacattttgtagaCCAATCAACTGAACCGattaactgagaaaataatcaacaaattATTCAACAATGAATAacagttagttgcagccctactgctAAACATCATGTCACTGTCGTCTGATTACAGTGCAAACATATTTGAAAATTCTAGTAATAATTAAACTGTGATCACAATAATCaactgtgatgattttttttttgtaacttgCAAGACTTACCAAGTTTATTTTCTAAAGAAATGCAgtgaaacaaacaacacacttATAACAATCTCATGTGCCACACTTAGAATGCTGGGTTTGAGACATAGACTGGCTTGGTTTGAACTCTGACCTTCAGCAAGACCAGCTGCGGCCCCCGTCGCAGAGTCACCGTCCCTCTGAGGCTCTCTGGGACTTCAAGCACCGAGGAGATCTCTGCACAGCTCGAGCAGTTGACCAGATTCTGCCTGAGAGAGCCGGCACTCCACCATTCGTGGAaacctgcagcacacacagtaaattatctttttttaatccttTAGAACAGATACCCAGTACTTTCTCAATAAAAAACGTGTCCGAGTGTAAACGTGTGTCCTCATGCTTCAGACCTTGCAGGTTGTACTTCTTAGCGATGGGCAAGGACAGCAGGCGGACGTGGCTGAGCGGGGACGACCAGTTGTAGCAGCCCAGGTTGACCAGACCCAGCTGGGTGGCACTCTGAGGGTACGTGAAAGccagcacc
This region of Epinephelus fuscoguttatus linkage group LG1, E.fuscoguttatus.final_Chr_v1 genomic DNA includes:
- the lg1h6orf89 gene encoding bombesin receptor-activated protein C6orf89 homolog, with the protein product MGTTMSEPCIYDKLSESIDILRQSGYRYGMSEREIERFIKQVLETNEPRREPPQFPILRATIKFVVAVGFLLVVVLAFTYPQSATQLGLVNLGCYNWSSPLSHVRLLSLPIAKKYNLQGFHEWWSAGSLRQNLVNCSSCAEISSVLEVPESLRGTVTLRRGPQLVLLKGGESLSVQRQQLEELYLAHSGSMSILLEEDDGLQNHNLGLPQGPANFTLLWRFSSGTREKVLRWLFPKAELRPLLDSAGTIVQRCLITHSTNSQSKGVGVFGLLVVGEGLPTVRVLPVQRCQKHCSSFNLWLTPGDMVYADPRYWQMELFPGRGQNIICDGSAF